CAGATGTTCTTAAgacttttagtaaaaaaatatgaataaaacacatttttttattagattagtTTGTGTGCagttcaaaagaaaacaaatttttggAAAAACTACAAAAGTAAGTTTTCATAAATTGGttcattaaaattgataatttagGATTTAAATATAACtgtatacaaaaataataatatgataaaaaaaatactttaaaaacaTGAATagattttgtaaatataaaataaatttcgtaaaaaaataagaaaaaaaaatataaggatgaaaaaaaatataactaaatacttaaaagataatatatatatatatatatatactttcatctctatatataattgaaaactCGAGTATTATAAATACTTATATATGTACTTAATCAATATTAGAATTTTCTCTCAAAATGGAGTGGATTTTGACAAAAGAcggttttatttattatgtagttGTGAAGAGACATTTCatgtaaatagtaaaaagaccattatgatttataattttttaaataaaaaggtatattgaataaaaaagataaaggaAAGGAAAGTGCAAAAAGGTAATGAAAGTAGGAAAGTCGTATTAAACAAAGGCTGATAAGTTCGGTCAGGTTTGTCTATATTATTACCACATAATCTACATTTTTTGACCGGattaatcttataatcttaaaCATGATTCGATTCACAGCTGACAAATATAGGATATCATATTAACTTGACCTCTTGAAATAATACTGTAgtactataattattatatatgattaaaccgctaaattaaaaaactagAATCTAAGATATGctttatgatattttaagtACTATAAATATTATGGAATGTTAAGcgcattattatttattaagttaaaaaaattcttttatggtacataactatttttaaaaaaagtgtatgattttagaaataatttataaaaagaaattgaattaagGCAATCGAAAGTACAATTTGAACCCGCTtgttacattttatatttataaatattaaacatattctAAGTTGAGATTTAACTAGTTGAGAGTTTTTTgtagtaatataattattttttagagaCTATATATTTCTGTAAAAAGATATCTGTAattgttaatataattatttccaGTAAAAATCCTCGCATATAATacgaaataaattaaaacaaggCATGCATAATATTATTGGGCTTGGACATGGATATCCTTACATAGAGACACCACATTCCCCCTGGGGTATGAAATAACAGGAAGAATGATGTCCAACCTTGTCTCATATGTGAACCGATATTACAACATCAAACTCTAGTTCCAAATTCCTATGTGAACGGGTTCTTATCACACTGGGAAATTACCAGTCAAACGAATATGCTCCAGAGTGCAACGTAAACCATATTTATTCACAGCTTCGTTGGCCGCTCTAAAGCCACCACCATAAGCTGGGGAAGAATCATTGGCAATCTGGTTCATGAAAAACTCACCCAATTTATGTTCAACGTGAGATTTTGCACCTTTCTTTGATGAGtgggagaaggaggaggaagaagaagctgaTGATGTTGATGGCATGGTTCTAGAACATGACATCACCTCTGCCTCAAGCCACATGTAAGAGAGGACCTGACAAATACCTTCCTCTACTTCAGGACTAAGATTATGGTAACCTGCTTAATTAGTTCAAGGCAAAGTGAAGTGAGATAAGAAATCGGGTAAAATGTACAGTTCAATACAATTATAAGAACGCCATTATCACCTTTAAGGCGTAACCAAGCATGCATCAGCTCATGGGCAAGTATAGCACCTGTGAGTAACCTGCAACCAGTAAAAAATTTCATAGAATATGTTTGTTCTTTTGGGTTTTGGCCCATCCAATCACATTCACATGGTCTATTTTTGGCCCTTGAGGGGCTTGGTActgtattatattatagtatttaAATGCTACTTACCTTGGAAGGCCATAGAGAACAAGAATAGCTGTGACTTCACATTTTCTAATCAGCTTTTGAGGTTGAGATCTCATCCCTATCAATCTATGACCTCCAATTCTTGGCCGTCTTTGCACCTGAAACAACACAATATATCATAAATTCATTGAAATAATTGACGGGTACTTTTGAAGTTGGTTCATGAAAGCTACGTTTCGTTAAACAAgcaaaaaaataagaaaataatatacgCTTGTGACAGTTTGCTCTTCTGAAAGGCACAAGCCCCTTGTTTCTGGCAGGTGATGGAAACCCTGGTAAAAGCCAATAAAGAGTTTAGAGGAATTGAATAAATTCTAAAGCTGAAAGATGAATTAGTGAACGATTCATTACATTCTTCTCTCCAACAATGGCATCATTAAGTGCTTGTCTCTCAACAAGAAGCATTGGGATTTGTTGATCTATTTTCATGTTCATTCCTTCGTAATAGTCTCTGATAGCATGATAAAGAGGCTGACATTCACCAGTGTCGCTTATAGCAGATTCCATGCACTCAAAGCACAAAATCCTTCCGTCTTCTAATCTACAGTATCTTTCATTCCGAGACTTCAAGAAGataattcaaaaagaaaataaaagatcaGAAAGTGGAGATGcttgtgaaaaaaatatattacttccatttttatgaaaaaagttAGAACTATATATGTTAGTACCTCCAATCTTTCACAACTACTGCACCGAGCTGTATTGTCATACTCATGAGATGGGCAATACTTTTGGTTCCAATAGGGGTGGCACCTATACTCAATCAAACCAGCAGCATTTATTGGTATCtgaaagtgaaataaaatacCACAATCATTAATATTGCTTTTGTCTAACCCTAAAGATTACAAATCAATAGTAACAGACACAGAGGATATGATCTTTTTACTAGGCTAGTCCTCtgataaataatcaaatttattaatagaAAGAATTTTCGCAACAACAACAGAAGCCTAATTCCATAACAGAATTTCCGCAATCTTCTAAATATTCATAATGAATAGGATATAGCGATATTAGTGCTgtaatgaaaattatttcaaatgtcACAAGTAGACTAATTGTACCATTTTCATATGAAATTGGCTGAAATTTAATGAGccttttgaaaaaaaactaGGAGTAACAAAAGCAGAAAAATAGGAATAAGCGAAGACAGTGGAAGGATAATCTTACAAATTGATAGCAAACTTCGCATCTAGGGTGGGTCAATTCCTTGAAACAGGACTTGTGATACGGATACTTCCCTGACAAAGAAAACTTGGATCAACAGAAAAAAAAGGGAAGTAAGATACGAATAAAAGAgaagagttaaaaataatactttcatTGGCATAAATTGTAAAGAGTAAACAACATGAATTTATTGTGGGAAAATATTGAAGATAAGTACTGTAATATATGTATAGATGATATCAGATTCATCTTAATCCTAAGAGGATCAAACTACCTCACGCTCAGTAATGGGGTAACGACAAGAGTGACACCGAAAGCAGTCTGGATGAAAATAACTGTGACCGACTCCTAAACAATCGCCATAAATCTCTTGGTTGCACCCTCCACATATTCTGCTATGCGACGCGATGCTGTACATTACCAGGTGTCAATAAATTCGTAATGTGTTAGAATCATAATAatgaaatcaaaatcaaacaatttGTTCAAATTTATGCTAAAAACATAAACAGCTAGAGAAATATGAAGTAATTTTGACGTGTGGGCAACATGTATGAGTTacgagagagagaaaaattacCCATATCCATGGGGATAAGCGGGTACAGGGGCATATGGAGGATGAGCAGAAGAGAACATGCGATCCTGAAGAGCCTTTGCATAATCTTCATCAATTCTTGCTCCTGTTCGCCATCTATACCCTtatcatcaacaacaacaacaacaaaagtttAATTACATGACGATGGTCACGGAGAAAGtgcatttttcaaattttagcACCTACCCGTTGGTCTCTTAAAATTTTCGCCTAAAGAAAGTGCAATTGCATGGtccaaatcttctttctctttccgAGATCTAGCACGGTCATCCTAATCACATCAAGAATATTATCCAATACTACTTCCATAATCACACTATTCAACATATGTTTATTAGAAGAACCAGAAAAACTCATAGCATATCCAGTCATGAACCCTCGTCGTAAACATTCAAAAGGCCTTGAGAAGATAATTACTTTTATagaagaattttgaaatatttattgttgaaatattttaaatgtttttaattttatgtattttttacacattttttttatcatttttctccACCCAACTcatcaacttttaaatttaaagaaaaaaatataaggtGGGGTTTATCgataaagttaaaagaaatgatagaaaaagttgtgaatttaattttcttaaaagttataaaaatggtttaaatttttttaaaaaagtgtgaaaataataactaataattctttataaaaactaataattcTTCGTAATAAAACTTTTAGACTTTTGTCGGTAatgtattgaaaaataatctCAACTGACATTGATTAAAAGCATGGTTAAAcaatattctaaattattaaataattttaatgtaaaaataaatttgtgtaTATAATGACAATGTTCtaacaaagaaattaaaatgaaataaattgaaagcgttttgattaaataaaatatatagaaacaaagtaatttaaattgaaaGCAATTCaaggttaatttattttaatttccttaaaaCTATGAAGTCTCCTGTCTGAAGATATtggtaatgtttttttataacaatgaGATTATACACAATAGTAGAAAATAACCTAAACATAAGAAGCAGGCTTCAGAAAATTATGTAGTGCACAAATAAGATATAAGTCAACATTGCTTAACAAAAAAggattgaaagaaaaaagtgtAAAAGTCACTATGTGCTTTAAGCTGTAGTCCCAAGTTACAAGACTCAATTCAACTTCATAAGAACAGGAAGATGTCTAATCAacaaaaacaagacaaaagacgTCAACTTTCTAGTACTTATGTTATGATGATTGACTTTGAGTGAAACCCCATTTTGTTCCTAAAATTGTAAAGGTAAAAAGTTGCAGGTCTTGACTTTACAAATTATCACTTTGATTCCTGACATCATTGTTGTTTTGTACCAAAAAGGAATGGATGTCAGTTTACAAATCAGGACCAAGATGAAACAATTGAGTTATGAATATTTTGAGTGAAACCATTCTCAATTGGAAAGTCAAAAATTAATCCTTGGATTTACTAAGTTTCTAAAGTCCGGTTAAGAAGTAGTCCtctgtaaaaaaaatatgaatgatgACAATTAATTCGTCTTGATTCGGCCTAGAAGTAgcttgttttatttaattttgagcACAGCAATAATTCGACAGGAACAAACAAATAACAACAATTGATATAGAAATCCTTGGAAAAAAACAgagtatcaaataaaaaaaacagaacatCAATTCTTTTTGTTTACCCGTGATCTAGATGGAGCTGACCAAGCCATGTTTTCCTCTTCAGGTTGCTCTAGATGACGACCACCACCCCTTCCTCTATTTGACCCAATTTTGAAAATCTTGCCAAACCATTTCATAAAACCAGACTTTCTCTCTGAGTACGAAGAAACAAAGTCCCCTGCTTCACACCAAaattacaacaacaacaaaaagtttCAGATAGAATTTAGAATCACTAAATTTCAGTACAAATCGAATTTGGTCCGTCGACTCGATTATATCTTATTACACACTTCACACAACTCCTGGACTCATGCAaagtaaaaaatgttttcttttttcagaaCAAGTACAACCGTCCATACCCATTTAGTAAAATCAACATCAACCAAAAAATTAActtgaaagttgaaaaaataGTTTGACGTGGCTATTCTGAAATTTGCAAAATCTATTTTGTGTTCGACGTGATGATGGCAAGTGTTATGCAGAAGAAGGTGTTTTGTTTTTTGAgaataaggaagaagaagaaagagaaaaataaaataccgTATATGCAAGGGTGAGAAAGATGGTTGATATCTGAGGGAGGAGCCATGTGTATGTATAGATTATTGTGGTTggatgagaagaagaagaagagggaaAAGGAAGGATGAAAGatgaaaaggagaaagagaggagaaagggGAGAGGAGATGAAAAAGAAGGTTGATTAGAGATCGTTAATAGTGGCTGAAAAAGAGGGAGAGGAATCTATGAGGAAGTGGCAGAGAGAGAGATTCTTGGCTTGGAAAGCAATGAAGAGAAAGTAGACAAATGCAGAAAGATATGTTCTTGAAGAATGGGAGAATATTATTAAGTAACGGTGGATTGTTTGTTGAGAATCAAACTGGAATATATctggagagagagaaaggaaagagaaagaggtTGTGTTGTGTTTGCATTTACACTTGCACTTGCAGGAATGCCGTGGAGTTGAAGATGAAAGTTTTTCTCTTTATGACCTTTTGTTGGGAGCATTTTGGCGGGTAAGAGTTGTGACAGAGACAGACAGTGAGTGAGTTGAATCGAAACAGAGTTTCATTGTTCTTTTGTTCGCAAATGGTCAACTGTTTATTTGTAGGGTCTTTTCCTGAGCTAGTTCACAGCTGTACAAGATATATGGCAGAAGAATAATGTCATTGCTCATCACCAATCGATTCTCACTTTCTTCCtgcaatcaaaatcaaaaataaaagtaaacaaaatgtttttctaacaattttgacaactttcttttataataaatgaCCGTTTGTGATTGATCCCTTCTAAATatatcaaacaataaaataataatacataatttattataaaaaattgttaaaagaattattaacatatcataatttaaaaataaacaactaaaacaaacttttttttttaggttaaaatCAGTCTTAGTACAAGGGAATTTTGGTAAAAtgttttattcatatattaattttaacaatattttaccttaagaaaaaaaaagtcgcTTTGGTCATAAtattatttgacattttttatcTTACTAATTATCTCCAATAACATTTGTTAGGATTTATATTACATGTTAGTATGTAATACTTTAAAAAGATctacattcttaattaaatattgcATAGTCatctaaaattcaattttttttcatattttagaatggttaaaagttaaatatttattataaatatgaaaaaaaatcattcatttaacaaaaaaaaattaagaacaacaattctaaattttagaaaaataaaaaaaataaagtaaggaTCAAACTaaacaatattttctattaaatgatattactttcttatttcataattaattaccaataaaataataaaaataatcataactattaataaataatttattttacgattttgtaattattttatatatatacatttttattaattttatttatattaatataaaataatattgtggttaatgtaaaataatcaaaaaattacttttattgttctattttaaaaaatgataactacgtcattatgatttttaataGCTTTCGCATCATTAGttataagaacaaaataattgtctattttatttaattttaatgaaaataataaaaatcactaatattaacaatattattttatattaatcaagtttataagataaataaataataggaaTTGAACAAGATAATAATTACATCACAAAATTAacaataagaaatttaaataacaaactcaattaaaaaatataacaatgtttagtttcaataaatttatcatgtacttaagatttaattaatcatatttttc
This sequence is a window from Vigna angularis cultivar LongXiaoDou No.4 chromosome 2, ASM1680809v1, whole genome shotgun sequence. Protein-coding genes within it:
- the LOC108326911 gene encoding protein DA1-related 2 isoform X1, whose protein sequence is MAPPSDINHLSHPCIYAGDFVSSYSERKSGFMKWFGKIFKIGSNRGRGGGRHLEQPEEENMAWSAPSRSRDDRARSRKEKEDLDHAIALSLGENFKRPTGYRWRTGARIDEDYAKALQDRMFSSAHPPYAPVPAYPHGYGIASHSRICGGCNQEIYGDCLGVGHSYFHPDCFRCHSCRYPITEREFSLSGKYPYHKSCFKELTHPRCEVCYQFIPINAAGLIEYRCHPYWNQKYCPSHEYDNTARCSSCERLESRNERYCRLEDGRILCFECMESAISDTGECQPLYHAIRDYYEGMNMKIDQQIPMLLVERQALNDAIVGEKNGFHHLPETRGLCLSEEQTVTSVQRRPRIGGHRLIGMRSQPQKLIRKCEVTAILVLYGLPRLLTGAILAHELMHAWLRLKGYHNLSPEVEEGICQVLSYMWLEAEVMSCSRTMPSTSSASSSSSFSHSSKKGAKSHVEHKLGEFFMNQIANDSSPAYGGGFRAANEAVNKYGLRCTLEHIRLTGNFPV
- the LOC108326911 gene encoding protein DA1-related 2 isoform X2 yields the protein MAPPSDINHLSHPCIYGDFVSSYSERKSGFMKWFGKIFKIGSNRGRGGGRHLEQPEEENMAWSAPSRSRDDRARSRKEKEDLDHAIALSLGENFKRPTGYRWRTGARIDEDYAKALQDRMFSSAHPPYAPVPAYPHGYGIASHSRICGGCNQEIYGDCLGVGHSYFHPDCFRCHSCRYPITEREFSLSGKYPYHKSCFKELTHPRCEVCYQFIPINAAGLIEYRCHPYWNQKYCPSHEYDNTARCSSCERLESRNERYCRLEDGRILCFECMESAISDTGECQPLYHAIRDYYEGMNMKIDQQIPMLLVERQALNDAIVGEKNGFHHLPETRGLCLSEEQTVTSVQRRPRIGGHRLIGMRSQPQKLIRKCEVTAILVLYGLPRLLTGAILAHELMHAWLRLKGYHNLSPEVEEGICQVLSYMWLEAEVMSCSRTMPSTSSASSSSSFSHSSKKGAKSHVEHKLGEFFMNQIANDSSPAYGGGFRAANEAVNKYGLRCTLEHIRLTGNFPV